AGAATCTACAAAGTTTTGCAAAACGGAATCCAATCGTGCTATGGCTTGATCCGTAATAATCGTTGAACGGTCAACAGAATTCTCTTTCGGCTCACTTTTACAGGAGACAATCAGTATAAAACAATACAATATGAAGGATATGCGTTTCATGATATCTAAAATTTATAAATGGTTGGACCATAATATTTAAAGATACTTAAATATAATCCTTTATTTCGAGTCTCCTTTAGGTATAAAATGTACTGTTCCTCTTTGCTTTCTTTGTTACTCAATCCCTATGGTGGCGCAAAAATTTAGAATCAATGCTATTTCCTTTTTATGCACAAAACCATCTGATTTTGCCATGTCCTTTAGAAGTTGAAGGAAATGTCTCTTTTTTTCTGCCGGCATTTGTAGAAGAATCATTTCTCCTTGTTCTTTACTTATGGCATTTGCCTGTTGTATAAAATTACTGTCAAAATCAAAGGCGTACATGAAATGCTTAAAAGCATTGATTTCTCCGGGATGCAAATATCCATCGGCCAGGATTACAGCATACATCAATTTGACAATGGCCGATTTCTCCGCCAGTGAGAAGGATAGTGTGGG
This sequence is a window from Maribacter aestuarii. Protein-coding genes within it:
- a CDS encoding TerB family tellurite resistance protein, translated to MSIPTLSFSLAEKSAIVKLMYAVILADGYLHPGEINAFKHFMYAFDFDSNFIQQANAISKEQGEMILLQMPAEKKRHFLQLLKDMAKSDGFVHKKEIALILNFCATIGIE